In one Cronobacter dublinensis subsp. dublinensis LMG 23823 genomic region, the following are encoded:
- the tisB gene encoding type I toxin-antitoxin system toxin TisB: protein MSGVDLFILILKLIVAVLQLLDAVLKFLR, encoded by the coding sequence ATGAGCGGAGTGGATTTGTTTATCCTTATCCTGAAACTCATTGTTGCAGTCCTGCAACTGCTTGATGCTGTCCTGAAGTTCCTTCGGTAA
- a CDS encoding GNAT family N-acetyltransferase, whose protein sequence is MSGIIAIRSVTPVGIDFDRLREESQALGFAMLDRLAVHWMDGSNAFSAPGERLFGAFLGEALVGVGGLNRDPFDTHPRAGRVRHLYVSHAVRRVGVGNQLLKTITHHAHHAFDYLNIRAPESAFSFYLQAGFLPVTHEPHITHRLTLPARA, encoded by the coding sequence ATGTCAGGAATCATCGCTATCAGGTCTGTTACCCCGGTCGGCATCGATTTTGACCGGCTGCGTGAAGAGAGTCAGGCGCTCGGCTTTGCTATGCTCGACAGGCTCGCCGTCCACTGGATGGACGGCAGCAACGCCTTCTCGGCCCCCGGCGAACGGCTGTTCGGCGCGTTTCTTGGCGAAGCGCTGGTCGGCGTCGGCGGGCTGAACCGCGACCCTTTTGATACCCATCCGCGCGCCGGACGCGTGCGCCATCTCTATGTCAGCCATGCGGTACGCCGCGTCGGCGTTGGCAATCAGCTGTTGAAAACCATCACGCATCACGCCCATCACGCGTTTGATTACCTCAACATTCGCGCGCCGGAATCCGCGTTCAGCTTTTATTTACAGGCGGGCTTTTTGCCGGTAACGCATGAACCGCACATCACGCACCGGCTGACGCTGCCTGCGCGGGCCTGA